Proteins encoded within one genomic window of Candidatus Aminicenantes bacterium:
- a CDS encoding PDZ domain-containing protein, with product MKNKKLIMGALIITWAALSAAAAETRLLRYPDIHKDQIAFCYGGDIYTASVNGQNVRRLTSLPGEELLPKFSPDGEQIAFTAEFEGNKEIYVMSAHGGKPRRLTFHPADEYVVDWHPDGTHILFRSNGSSFSYRFNRLHSVPVQGGLPAVLEPAEADLSSYNDQGDQIAFCRTSLETLPWKRYRGGAGPSIWTFDFKTHKSELVVDDASINHHPLWIGDAIYFVSDRGEAKEQNLWAYDCRSRAVRQLTFYKDWGVKWPSRGGGKIIYENEGRLCVYDVKTGRISAIRIEIGLPDGFLTPTVKNVQDKISSVALSPDGKKVIVGARGELFGLDPEKKITRNLTETPGVNERAAVWSPDGRSYAYISDRSGEEQIYVQSEEGGGPPVQVSRCEPSKLGGLNWSPNGNKIGYSDKRAAFYVIDLETRETRKIFFNEYFASERYVAAAWSPDSRWLAYEVGNPNWCSSIFLYSFDADRAFRVTDESSSAYNPRFDPDGRYLFWIADCAVEVADSYGDEDHHMLNPSKIVVATLQRDRLSPFSPGGGGVPGPGSPAAFPIRIDVDGLGQRITTLPVANSNYRDLTARSGRLIYRSEPDGGEPAVKIFDLAGPKESTLLNAGYAVYPAARADKLLYSGSGRVGLLDIRADQKAGDGLIDLSGLRMTVDYRQEWRQMFTDAWRIQRDFFFDEKLRGVDWEAMKRKYEVFLPDVASRRDLNSLIEDMFAELGQSHVEINGGEGPSLPVHKNGLLGIDLEFDRAHRLYRITRIYRGRNWDADRVSPLTLPGLNIKSGDYLLAIDGTPLEERVNPDSLLVDKAGENTVLTIHDKPVWAGARTMTVKPASYSARQGDLLRYNDWVLSNMDAVNRASGGKIGYLHIPDTYYPGIEAFFRYFYAQIHKEGLIVDIRFNSGGYSPYWMIERLNRSMIYYSRMPYGKAPIKEPGPGFFGLKVCLINEWAESGGENFASIFRLLKSGPLVGRRTAGNLASARDYALMDRGVVTYPAEGKKTVRGEDFVENAGVSPDIKVANRPEDFVRGIDRQLERGVQELLKQLAKTGKDH from the coding sequence ATGAAAAATAAAAAATTGATTATGGGGGCCCTCATAATCACATGGGCGGCCCTGTCGGCCGCGGCCGCGGAGACGCGGCTGCTTCGCTACCCGGACATCCATAAAGACCAAATCGCCTTCTGCTATGGCGGGGACATCTATACCGCCTCTGTTAACGGGCAAAACGTCCGACGGCTCACGTCCTTACCGGGGGAGGAGCTCCTGCCGAAGTTTTCGCCCGATGGAGAGCAGATCGCTTTCACGGCGGAGTTCGAGGGGAACAAGGAAATCTATGTGATGTCGGCCCATGGCGGGAAGCCTCGGCGGTTGACCTTTCATCCCGCGGATGAATATGTTGTCGACTGGCACCCGGATGGAACCCATATTCTCTTCCGTTCCAACGGCAGCAGCTTCAGCTACAGGTTCAACCGGCTCCATTCCGTGCCGGTTCAGGGGGGACTTCCTGCGGTGCTTGAACCCGCGGAAGCGGATTTGTCCAGCTATAACGATCAGGGGGATCAAATCGCGTTTTGCCGGACCAGCCTCGAGACGCTGCCTTGGAAAAGGTACCGTGGCGGCGCCGGACCGAGTATCTGGACATTTGATTTCAAAACCCACAAGTCCGAGCTGGTCGTCGATGACGCCTCGATCAATCATCATCCCCTCTGGATCGGGGATGCCATCTATTTCGTCAGCGACCGGGGCGAAGCCAAGGAGCAGAATCTGTGGGCTTACGATTGCCGAAGCCGAGCCGTCCGGCAGCTGACCTTTTATAAGGACTGGGGCGTCAAATGGCCGAGCCGGGGCGGCGGGAAGATCATCTACGAGAACGAGGGCCGGCTCTGCGTCTATGACGTGAAAACCGGGCGCATCTCCGCTATCCGGATCGAGATCGGGCTTCCCGACGGCTTCCTCACACCGACGGTTAAGAACGTCCAGGACAAGATATCCTCCGTCGCCCTGTCGCCCGACGGGAAGAAGGTGATTGTGGGCGCCAGGGGCGAGCTGTTCGGCCTGGACCCCGAAAAGAAGATCACCCGCAACCTGACCGAAACGCCCGGCGTCAACGAGCGAGCCGCGGTCTGGAGTCCGGACGGCCGATCCTACGCCTACATCTCGGATCGCTCCGGCGAGGAACAAATCTATGTTCAATCGGAGGAAGGCGGTGGGCCGCCGGTCCAGGTCAGCCGCTGCGAGCCGTCGAAGCTGGGCGGGCTCAATTGGTCGCCCAACGGCAATAAAATCGGATATTCCGACAAACGGGCCGCCTTCTATGTCATCGACCTGGAGACTCGGGAAACCCGGAAGATATTTTTTAACGAGTATTTCGCCAGTGAGCGGTACGTGGCGGCGGCCTGGTCTCCCGACAGCCGGTGGCTGGCCTACGAGGTCGGCAATCCCAACTGGTGCAGCTCCATCTTTCTATATTCCTTCGATGCCGACCGGGCCTTTCGGGTGACCGACGAATCGTCGAGCGCCTATAACCCCCGCTTCGATCCGGACGGAAGATACCTCTTCTGGATCGCGGACTGCGCCGTCGAGGTAGCGGATTCCTACGGCGATGAAGACCATCATATGCTCAACCCCTCCAAGATCGTCGTCGCCACGCTGCAAAGAGACCGGCTCTCCCCGTTCTCTCCCGGCGGGGGAGGCGTCCCCGGCCCGGGGAGCCCGGCCGCCTTTCCGATCCGGATCGACGTCGACGGCTTGGGGCAAAGGATCACGACTCTGCCCGTCGCCAATTCGAATTATCGGGATCTGACGGCCCGCTCGGGGCGGTTGATCTACCGCTCCGAACCGGACGGCGGCGAGCCGGCCGTCAAGATCTTCGACCTGGCTGGGCCAAAGGAATCGACTCTGTTGAACGCGGGCTATGCCGTCTATCCGGCCGCCCGCGCGGACAAGCTCCTCTATTCCGGCTCCGGCCGGGTCGGCCTGCTCGACATCCGGGCGGATCAAAAAGCCGGCGACGGGCTTATCGATCTGAGCGGCCTGCGCATGACGGTCGATTATCGGCAGGAGTGGCGGCAGATGTTCACCGACGCCTGGCGCATCCAGCGGGATTTCTTTTTCGACGAGAAATTGCGCGGCGTCGATTGGGAGGCGATGAAAAGGAAATATGAAGTTTTCCTGCCGGATGTGGCTTCGCGCCGGGATCTCAACTCCCTGATCGAGGACATGTTTGCGGAGCTGGGCCAAAGCCACGTGGAAATCAATGGCGGTGAAGGGCCGAGCCTGCCCGTCCACAAAAACGGCTTGCTCGGGATCGATCTCGAATTCGATCGAGCGCACCGGCTTTATAGGATCACCAGGATCTATCGCGGGCGGAACTGGGACGCGGATAGGGTCAGCCCCTTGACGCTGCCCGGCCTGAATATCAAGAGCGGCGACTATCTCTTGGCGATCGACGGGACTCCTTTGGAGGAGCGGGTGAATCCCGATTCCCTGTTGGTGGACAAGGCCGGCGAAAACACGGTCCTGACGATACACGATAAGCCCGTCTGGGCGGGGGCCCGAACGATGACGGTTAAACCCGCGTCTTATTCGGCCCGCCAAGGCGATCTGCTGCGATACAACGATTGGGTTTTGAGCAATATGGACGCGGTGAACCGGGCGAGCGGCGGCAAGATCGGCTATCTGCACATTCCCGACACCTACTATCCGGGGATAGAGGCCTTTTTCCGCTACTTCTATGCCCAGATTCATAAAGAGGGACTTATCGTGGACATCCGCTTCAACAGCGGCGGCTATTCCCCCTATTGGATGATCGAGCGCTTGAACCGTTCGATGATTTACTATTCCCGCATGCCCTATGGCAAAGCCCCCATCAAGGAGCCGGGGCCGGGCTTTTTCGGCTTGAAGGTCTGCTTGATCAACGAATGGGCCGAGTCGGGGGGGGAGAATTTCGCCTCGATCTTCCGCCTTTTGAAGAGCGGCCCGCTCGTCGGCCGCCGGACGGCCGGCAACCTGGCCTCGGCGAGGGACTATGCCCTGATGGACCGGGGGGTGGTCACATATCCCGCGGAGGGCAAGAAGACCGTCCGCGGCGAGGATTTCGTCGAGAACGCCGGAGTTTCTCCGGATATCAAGGTGGCGAACCGGCCGGAGGATTTCGTCCGGGGCATAGACAGGCAGCTGGAGCGGGGCGTCCAGGAGCTCCTGAAGCAACTGGCCAAAACGGGAAAGGATCATTGA
- a CDS encoding HAD-IA family hydrolase, translating to MSSLQIAEPVVSVPVRASVRPTLIFDFDGTLADTLSAIVGMVNEHADEFHFKPLDENDVEEMRGQSNMEIIRRFGIPLIKVPGLLLRSQKELHRRMNEIDLFPGIRELILCLKAEGFGLGILTSNSKENVQKLLRERDLDVFDFIHSESNLFGKNRALHHLMKLHSLKREEVVYVGDEARDIEACRRIPVAVIAVSWGFHRRDLLLGRDPDYLVDTPDEIRSIVLG from the coding sequence ATGTCGTCTCTTCAGATCGCCGAACCGGTTGTATCCGTCCCCGTCCGGGCCTCGGTCCGCCCGACCCTGATTTTCGATTTCGACGGCACCCTGGCCGACACCCTCTCCGCCATCGTCGGGATGGTCAACGAGCACGCCGACGAGTTCCACTTCAAGCCGCTTGACGAGAACGACGTGGAGGAGATGCGCGGCCAATCCAACATGGAGATCATCCGCCGGTTCGGCATTCCGCTGATCAAGGTCCCCGGTCTGCTCCTGCGCTCGCAGAAGGAGCTCCACCGCCGGATGAACGAAATCGATCTCTTTCCCGGCATCCGCGAGCTCATCCTCTGCCTTAAGGCCGAAGGTTTCGGGCTGGGGATTCTGACCTCGAACTCGAAGGAAAACGTCCAGAAGCTCCTCCGCGAGCGCGACTTGGACGTTTTCGACTTCATCCATTCCGAATCCAACCTCTTCGGCAAGAATCGGGCCCTTCACCATCTGATGAAGCTCCATAGCCTGAAACGAGAAGAAGTGGTCTATGTGGGCGATGAGGCGCGGGACATCGAAGCCTGCCGCCGCATCCCGGTTGCCGTCATCGCGGTGAGCTGGGGCTTCCACCGCCGCGATCTGCTCCTGGGCCGCGATCCCGATTACCTGGTCGACACGCCGGACGAGATCCGATCCATCGTCTTGGGCTGA
- a CDS encoding glycosyltransferase family 2 protein, whose product MPSKRDRKVIVIMPAYNAEKTLPRTLNDIPMDWVDEIILVDDHSRDGTVALARDLGLEVFVHPANRGYGGNQKTCYTEALNRGGEIMVMIHPDHQYDPTVIPQMIQPILEGRCDAVFGSRMLGGRPLEGGMPKWKYLANIFLTAVENATFYMYLTEYHSGLRAYSRRYLETVKFMANSDDFVFDSEIIAQGVLHGMRIREIPIETRYFEEASQIGMGRSIVYGLSILKTLLKFKLHKKGILKFAIFN is encoded by the coding sequence ATGCCGAGCAAGCGCGACCGCAAAGTGATCGTCATCATGCCGGCCTACAACGCCGAAAAAACCCTGCCGCGTACGCTTAACGATATCCCCATGGACTGGGTGGACGAGATCATCCTGGTCGACGACCATAGCCGCGACGGAACCGTCGCTCTGGCCCGGGATCTGGGGCTCGAGGTCTTCGTCCATCCGGCGAACCGGGGCTACGGCGGAAACCAGAAGACCTGCTACACCGAGGCCCTCAATCGGGGCGGCGAGATCATGGTCATGATCCACCCCGACCACCAGTACGACCCGACCGTCATTCCGCAGATGATCCAGCCGATCCTGGAGGGCCGCTGCGATGCGGTCTTCGGGTCGCGCATGCTGGGCGGCCGACCCCTGGAAGGCGGGATGCCCAAGTGGAAGTACTTGGCCAATATCTTCCTGACGGCGGTCGAGAACGCCACCTTCTACATGTACCTCACGGAGTACCATTCGGGGTTGCGGGCCTACTCGCGCCGCTACCTGGAAACCGTCAAATTCATGGCCAACTCGGACGACTTCGTCTTCGACTCCGAGATCATCGCCCAGGGCGTCCTGCACGGGATGCGGATCCGCGAGATTCCCATCGAGACCCGCTATTTTGAGGAAGCCTCGCAGATCGGGATGGGGCGGTCGATCGTCTACGGCCTGTCGATCCTCAAGACCCTGCTCAAGTTCAAGCTGCACAAGAAGGGGATTCTGAAGTTCGCGATATTCAATTAA
- a CDS encoding radical SAM protein has translation MDESTHKVKPTEIGYNPAVDAPRTVFLELTSHCNMHCEFCPSDILRREKGTLAASVADRFLDQLHALDMRPPILLNVLGEPLLNKAVFPLLDRLERDGHLVTLITNMTLLTDPQVRRELLRHSNLTLALSLQTATSEAYRMRGYPRMPFDEFFGLVFEVIEDKFRLASGTRLEIHIASSYVVAHDPTIQSDIPLRLWPNFADEKAERRWIRKTLRRLEAFGRRMRRTYPEAYAGEKSRIESLYKDQIGTKIAVSRKALPADFHRLKDEVFWGYMVMPHTLLVFKSFELWTRDEAFLRRALPPGTVFYVEENPGPWACPMTESFGLLADGTYVLCCLDYEGEMHLGGIASTPIADFLGGERRAALRADAMIEPVCRRCKGNLFVFDAAPLLGTEQKVDKLGRGWWPHESALHGRGGSWTKGEAWAYALARIPAKALRLRFLSTFPDDTAFKLEIRTYDEQAIAFGLGPVFEFRGRKGLAVEFRAAFDFQPGRLYRIDLLSPTFAPGVGDPRRLGLAVYEISLLA, from the coding sequence ATGGATGAGAGTACTCATAAAGTCAAGCCGACGGAAATCGGGTATAATCCGGCCGTGGATGCGCCGCGGACCGTCTTTCTCGAGCTGACCAGCCATTGCAACATGCACTGCGAATTCTGCCCGTCCGACATCCTGCGGCGGGAGAAAGGGACGCTGGCCGCATCCGTCGCGGATCGCTTTCTCGACCAGCTTCACGCTCTCGATATGCGCCCGCCCATCCTGCTCAATGTGCTGGGCGAGCCGCTCCTCAACAAAGCCGTTTTTCCCCTCCTCGACCGGCTGGAGCGGGACGGCCATCTCGTCACGCTCATCACCAACATGACCCTCCTGACCGATCCGCAGGTTCGGCGCGAGCTTCTGCGCCACTCCAACCTGACCCTGGCCTTGAGCCTTCAGACCGCGACTTCCGAAGCCTATCGGATGCGGGGCTACCCGCGGATGCCGTTCGATGAGTTCTTCGGGCTCGTCTTCGAGGTCATCGAGGACAAGTTCCGGCTGGCCAGCGGCACCCGGCTGGAGATCCACATCGCATCGAGCTATGTCGTGGCCCATGACCCGACCATCCAAAGCGATATTCCCCTGCGGCTCTGGCCCAATTTCGCCGACGAGAAGGCCGAGCGCCGCTGGATTCGGAAGACCCTGCGGCGGCTTGAAGCCTTCGGCCGGCGGATGAGGCGGACTTACCCGGAGGCTTATGCCGGCGAGAAGTCCCGGATCGAATCCCTCTACAAGGACCAGATTGGGACGAAGATCGCCGTCTCGCGAAAGGCCCTGCCCGCGGATTTTCACCGCCTGAAAGACGAGGTCTTCTGGGGCTATATGGTCATGCCCCATACGCTCCTTGTCTTCAAGTCGTTCGAGCTGTGGACCCGCGACGAGGCTTTCCTGCGGCGGGCGCTCCCCCCAGGCACGGTTTTCTATGTCGAGGAGAATCCCGGACCCTGGGCCTGCCCGATGACGGAAAGCTTCGGGCTGCTGGCCGACGGGACCTATGTCCTCTGCTGCCTCGACTACGAAGGCGAGATGCATCTGGGCGGCATCGCCTCCACACCCATCGCGGACTTCCTGGGTGGAGAGAGGCGGGCGGCGCTGCGGGCCGACGCCATGATCGAGCCGGTCTGCCGCCGCTGCAAAGGCAACCTCTTCGTCTTCGATGCCGCGCCGCTCCTCGGGACCGAGCAGAAGGTGGATAAGCTCGGCCGAGGCTGGTGGCCGCATGAGTCTGCCTTGCATGGCCGGGGAGGGAGCTGGACCAAGGGCGAGGCGTGGGCCTACGCGTTGGCCCGAATTCCGGCCAAAGCGCTTCGTCTCCGCTTTCTGTCGACCTTCCCCGATGACACGGCCTTCAAGCTGGAGATCCGGACTTACGATGAGCAGGCCATAGCGTTCGGGCTCGGTCCCGTTTTCGAATTCCGGGGCCGGAAAGGGTTGGCCGTCGAGTTCCGGGCCGCGTTCGACTTTCAGCCGGGACGGCTCTACCGGATCGATCTTCTTTCGCCCACTTTCGCCCCCGGCGTCGGCGATCCCCGCCGCCTCGGGCTGGCTGTTTACGAAATCAGCCTCCTGGCTTGA